The sequence TAATAAGCCTAGAGATGTCTCCTGACACGGTTTTCCTTTCAAAAACAATAAATGGATCCTCAAGGatccaaaaaaaaggggggggcggtTACTCCCTGACAGACTCTGCTTATAACCTCTCCACCCTTCCACAAACACAACCAAGGGTCCTTACCACAACCACTTCTacttcttttctcccctctggtTATTGCCATCTctctaagaaaatttaaaaaaagaagcttttgaGAAACTTCAGTTTGGAATTCCCTTTGCTGATCCAGGTAAGAATGCTACGAAGTGTTTAAAAGAGCAAAAGTCACAACCTACTAGCTTTCATCCACAGCCCTCCAAATTTGCTACAGCCGGTCACGTTCAACCAATTATTTCTTAAGCATTTTCTGGTCAGGAAACAGCCAAGATACCTCTGCAGGCACTTATCTCATTCAGTAATCTTTGGACCAGCCCTCTAAAGAGGCATGATTATGGCATTTTATCACTAAAGAAACTGAGTATTAATTTCCTACAATCAATAAAAAAAGCTCTTGACTCTGGATCCTATGTCTTGTCTATAACGCACAGCTATAACTCCAACCAGGAAAATTATCCTgacttttcagtattttctacCGATTACCGATTACTGATGTGCAGGCCCCTCATTGAGACTATACAACCTAGCTGAAGGAGGGAAATGAGTCGTCTCGAGACATGTCTGGGGGGCAACGGAGACACGGGGCCAGCACGGGACATACCAAGATCAGGAAATGCCTTTTTGAGCTGTGTAGCCCAGGACCTGGTTCACTCACTTAGCTGTCTTAACCTTTTCTGAGTTGACTAATTTAACAAGTAAAccaaaaacagaaagcaaaaaacaaaacaaaacaaaaaagatgactGTTGTTAATTAACTCAGTCCATTAACTCAGCCTGGGGTGGTAAAGACACTGCTGTTGACAGCACCCTCTGCAGTCGCTACAATGGGAATTGATcagtttggggtttttgttgttgttttggcaGCTCCTGCTCAGACTCGTGACGGGTAAACATCGCAGTTCTCTTCTGTGCAGAAGAACTAAGTGATAAAAGATGAGTAGCAATACAGGCCTGCTAGATATACAGGATTGAGCATAAAATGGTGATGGCCATTCCTGTTTTCTAGAACACCTTGGTGAGACTTCCTGACACAGAACTCCTCTTTGCAGAGGTATGGTTTTATTCAGAAGCCTAACGTGatgggtttttctgtttttaggaagttatatgctgctgctgctgcttggcAGATGGAGGGTGGAGGAACAAAAGTGGAAGCAAGGGGTTCTGTTAGGTTGCTACTGCAGAAGCGCAAGGAAGGGAAGATGCAGTCATTTAAATTTGGGAAACAACAGTGAAGACAAAGAGAGTATATGACATGAGTCGTAGTTCAGGAGCAGAAGGTTCTTGCTGATGAACTGGATGtgaggggaaagaggaaggaggagaggagacaTTAGACTAAACCAGGAAAGGTAAGTTCTTGTATATTAAGCCATTAAAAgtgctgaaaatattttgaggtaATGGACAAAGTGATCATTACAAAAAATCGACTTTTAGAAATATCCTGCGAAGTACTTTGATTAAAAATGCCCCAACCTTAGGggtctggctggttcagttggttcagcatctgactcttgatctcaccatagatcttgatctcagggtcttaactTTAAGCCCCAGGCTGGACATgttgcctacttaaaaaaaaaaaaaaaaaaaaaaaaaggaagcaatacCCTAACCACAATTAGTAATAAATTACTCTGAACTATTGAAAACTGAACAGCTTTTCTAAGTTGATACTAAAACTGTTAAGACTaaaagggacttttttttaattctatggaATTTAAAGTCCATTAGCAGCTTTCACATGTTAAAGCAAATCTTATTTTGAGTCACTCCTTCCATTCCTTGGCAGTTAATGTACTGTCCACGGCTTCAATATTTGTTAACAGCCCCATTGAAAGAAcaaacatttggggaaaaaatgattacTTCAGAAAAGACTACATTCTGATTATGTTCACCCTGAATGGGAACAGTGTAAGGTGATgcaaatgaatattaaatattttatgtctgGTTTAAGTTTGCCTTCAAAAGATGAATACTAAGTATCTGAAACGTAAGCTCAGTTCCAAGTCACGTGTTCTGAAATTCAAAGAGGAAAGGGCATTTAGAAAGTATGAGTTTATGGTACAAGAACCAGAACTTGTTCCTCCCACAGCTGAGGCACTAAAAGACCTGCtgtaatataaaacataaactaTCAGGATCTTGGGAAATTTTATTGGCCACATGAGTCCCCCATGtcatcaaaatcaaataaaatccagaaatagatctTGCTCAGAGAGGGAAGCTTTTGTACAGTTTATAAATTCCAAACATTACTCAGTTTGCCAGTTTCCTATCataaatcttccttttaaatCAACACAAAAATATACTATCATCAACTACTTCCCTCCTGACACCTTCTGCCATTTTATTCcagaaattttattgtttttgagtaCTCCCAACAGACCACCGTCAGACTCCTTGGACAACTATGCAGgctctgaaaaataatttgattaattaATACTACATTCCAGATAATGGAAATggatatttttcatgtttcttagaCTTACCTTATTTACAGAGGCTATAATACCAAGACCCAGGATTCAGGGCAGGATTATTTAACAAAGGATGTATATTGTGTGTTTTTCTTAGCTCAGCAAAACATAAAGCCATTATGCAAATATATAACCATCTAAAGTCATCCTGACTTGAGGTGCTCCCAAGCAGTgacaaaaagggagaaaaaattaaagttttctcttcttttcaagcTTAATGCTACATTTACCTTAACATTAGAGAATTGTATCAGGTTCCACTGGAATATATCAACtggaatagaaatagaaaatggatTTTGTGGAGTCATATCCCCATCCCAGACAAAGACCCGTTTCCACAAAACCACAATAATCCTCATCCTATCCCTCAGCTGTATCTATCCTAGAAGGCTGGGGAGCTATATTAACAGAAGTGAGCTGCAGCTATTTCCTACAATTTGAATGTTTTACTCCTGAAATTGGTGGGTTGCATTACCAAATAGAATTGATGAGTTTGTTAACTACCGCAAAGCAGTAACGTGATTCCAATAGTCGCAAGGTTCTACTGCTCCAACAACACACAATCTGAGTCACCTTTGCTCACAAGTAGCTGTGTTGGGGTGAACTCTTTCTGGGAACTGAAAAAGGtgcattattcattcatttttatgagtaTTTATTAAAAGCTGTCTAAGGGGAATGTTACAGCTGGAAGGATCGAGAGGGAGAGGATAGTAATTAGGATGAAGCATGAGGCAGGATTCTAGGGTACAAGTGATAgtctatttttaagattatatttatttatttgacagggagagagagagagggcacaagcaggggagtagcaggcagagggagagggagaagcagactctccgctgagcaagcaacccatgcaggactcgaacccagacactgggatcatgacctgagccgaaggcagacacttactgattgggccacccaggcaccccatgatagCCTATTTCTTGACCTCAGTGGTAGTTACTACGGaggtatatatataatgattcaTTAAGTTATAAGCTTATGTATTAATCATGTTTGCatatatttcacaataaagaAACATCTGTCTATCCACTGATATTCACTGGCTTCTTGTGTTTTTCAGCTCAACAACTAAACTAGAACAGTATTTCAGGATTAGACAGAAATAGTAATTACTAAGATATAAGTGTTTATTGCGTTCCACAGAGTGGTTTCAATGCATATCTGGATCTGCATCCATACAGACATTCAATAATGTGATGGTCTTTCACAGCTCCCGGACCCATGAAAGTCTCCAGCACCACCAACACGTCCAGCACCATCTCCAGCTTCATCCTCCTGGGCTTCCCTTGCTCCAGGGAGGGGCAGCTCCTCCTCTTTGGGCTCTTCTCCATTCTCTACCTCCTCACCCTCATGGGCAATGGGTCTATCATCTGTGCCGTGCACTGGGACCAGAGACTCCACACTCCCATGTACATCCTGCTCGCCAACTTCTCCTTCCTAGAGATCTGGTACGTCACCTCCACTGTCCCCAACATGCTGGCCAACTTCCTCTCTGACACCAAGGTCATCTCCTTCTCTGGGTGCTTTCTCCAgttctactttttcttctccttgggTTCTACAGAATGTTTTTTCTTGGCTATTATGGCGTTTGATCGGTACCTTGCCATCTGCCGGCCTCTACACTACCCAACCATTATGACAGGACGTCTCTGCACCAGTCTTGTGGTCAGTTGCTGGGTACTTGGTTTCTTCTGGTTCTTGattcccatcatcatcatctcccaAATGTCCTTCTGTGGATCCAGGATCATTGACCACTTCCTATGTGATCCAGGTCCCCTGTTGGCCCTCACCTGCACTAGAGCCCCTGTGATAGAGTTAACTAGCTCCACCTTAAGTTCTCTGCTCTTGtttattccctttctctttatCATGGTGTCCTACACTCTGGTCCTGAAAGCTGTGTTGAAAGTCCCTTCCGCAGCTGGACGAAGAAAGGCTTTCTCCACCTGTGGGTCTCATCTGGCCGTGGTTTCACTGTTCTATGGCTCAGTGATGGTCATGTATGTGAGCCCAACATCTGAGCATGAAGCTGGGATGCAGAAGATGGTGACTTTGTTTTATTCCATAGTTACTCCACTCATCAACCCTGTAATATATAGTCTAAGGAACAAAGATATGAAACATGCTATGAAGAAATTATTGAGAACATAAAAGTAAGAGTCTTGGTTTAGAAGATTTGGAGAcagaatctgtttttattttcttagttaaaaagaaaactgatatcATTCAGAATATTGTCTACATCGTTTTGAACTTTATACATCATATagtttatttcctaaaatttatgGGGCCATACAGGATCTCAGAGATGCACTTCATCTCACTAACTTTATAGTTGATAGAGTCATAGATTGAAAAACTGAACTCAGTTTGttgaagaaatagaatttaaaatatatcctgcCAATTTAGTACGAAAAGTGATGCATATAGAAAGCATTATGAGGTTGCATGTTGGTTGACTGTGACTGAAATGAGGGGTGGGGTTAAGTTGTAAAAGGTGGCTGATTGCTCTCTACCCATGTACATGTTTTTTGAGATGGCTGTCccatattttttgtatattggaataaaaatttctataaattattatGACTGAAAGTAGATATTCTAAATTGTCTCACTGCTAAGTCATATGACTTCTATCTTCAAAACTCTACCTTTAGAAGATTGCTTAAGACAGGGGCCATGAAACTTcaggaaaagggggaaaggaaATGTGCAATATACGGGTCTTGTTGCTTCCAACCACCTATATCAGATTATTCTTTTCTGTGAAGGCAGTAGAAAGACCTCACTTTCATAACTTACTACTCTTGATATTTTCTTTAAGGATGCTTTTCATTAAAGATCCTCTCATGAGGTATTTAACTGCGAGCTGAAAGGCTAAGGTGCTCCAGTCTTAGCTCTTCAATGAATTGTGTGAACTTAGGccaatcacttaacctctctatgcTTCAGCATCCCTATcttgtaaaatgggagtaatactACCCCCAGAGGGTTGTTGTAGGGATTAATTAGATATAATATCTGTATAGTAGCTAAGGTTCTTAAAGAAGGcactatataaatacaaaattgtaTCTATTAAAGTTGGTTTATTTGTGGAAAAAATATATCTCCTGCCAAGCCTCTCCACAGTGattgaagagaataaaatagttttattattgaaCAAGCACTAAAGCAAGGGAATATGTGTATCACAGCAATTGGCTAAGAGATGGCAAAGACATATAGAAATCTCATTCCTTTATGTAGCGAGCAAATACAACTTATTTACatacatgttttcaaaataaaaaatagtcctCAAAAAGACTTGACAGCACCCTTGTCACACATAGTTCATCCTAGATTCACTTAGTAATGGGAATggccatctgtgtttgctaattggcTTCATACAACGGAAAAATAGACCTATGTCTACTACCTGAGACAGTTTTGCAAGTTGGAAATAGGCCAACAAAGCTAGGCTCATACACCCCCACAGAAAGGGGGAATTGGGGCACTACCAActttgatgattacatttcaaagagactTCCTAGGTCCTTGACAAAGACATTCCTGAGTCATGAAGCTGGCAAGAGTCTCACgtcgatttttaaaatttttacatacatttcaatatttaaaatattacattcagAATTTATTCTTGAGCCAaaaccatgtaaaaaaaaaaccatgtaagCTGGAATGTGAAATGTACTTTGTGTATTTgacctatttttataaattcatctttctttttgacTCCAAAGGATACATTgatatttatttgtattcaagAAAGATCTCTTCAATGCAATTATTCTTCTCATCCACagtaaaaaaaatgatttttctttcctagtatataaataataaatgctcatTATAGTAATTCTCaaacaataaattataaaaatattttattttttataaaaatattttaaagttatctaaAATCCCACCACTCTGAGGTAACCACCATTAATACTTCAGTCAACAATCTTTCATGTATTCTTGTATACAAGTACACATACATTCACATATGCTAATTTTACATGAATGAGTTTTTCTTATGGTGGactcctttattttctccttcctacCACTTCATCCTCAATCTACTTTTcactctaccaccaccaccccctacTAGACAGACAATATTAGCAACCTAATACACATGCTTCATACTGTTCTCCATGCTCCTAATTACATCAAAATATTTGTAATCATATATCAAggttttttcatttatcttacaaaaatcaaattatatttcattgacTTCTCAATATAGTGTTTTTACATTTGGTCTTACAATATATGCAACTCCCTCCAAAGTAATTTAGGTGtaccaaatattttcattttttataataggCCAGAGatgtataattaataaaattaggtTCCTTCAACAGGATCTTTTAATAGGAAGAACTCTTCATGAGCTATGGATAATATTCATCCCATAAAAGACATGACTAAGAACAGGTTTGATGCCCTTATTGAGTAGATTTTACCAAGATGTTTAAAATTAGAGTCTTTATAGAGGCTATCATTATTATAGAGGATATGAGAAGATGTGATTAGTCATCTCTGTTTCTACTAAATAGCCAGATATGGGATGCATATACATTACCATGGTTTCATAGAACAGAGACAGCACCACCAAGAGAGACTCACATTTAGAGAAGGCATTTCAACAATGAAATGCTGGGAGTGCCTGAAATGTAGTTCTTAGAACCAATATATATGATCCACGGATATACAAAAAAGTGAAATGACAAGTATATAGTACATGTTCTATGATATGGCTTAAGTATGGTACATGACTCAGTGGGCCCATTTGTAGCAGATGCTATAATGTGCTGTCCAGATCTTTCCTTCAAGAATGAGACACTCCACaagacaggatgagcactgggtgttatgctatatgttggcaaattgaactccaattttaaaaaaaatacaaaataattaattaattaattttaaaaataaaataaaaacaacaaacagcagctattaaaaaaaaagaatgagacactCATTTCTCTAACTGACATAAGTCTAGCATGCTGATATCCTTGCCAGAAATTGCCTCAAGCCACAGAGACTAGCTTTTTCCTTGATTATCTGCCCTACCCAGAGTCAGCTCACATCCAATGATTGGTCAGTGCTGGTGTACAAAGGCTTAACACTCTTTCCTAAATCTGTGACAAATAGGAACAGCCATCCCACCTACAGGATTTCATATGGCAACAACTGAGACTTTTGTTTCAACTTTATCACAATTCAACTTCTTCTTCTACCCTACCCTACTTTCCTCAATCCTGTACAGCTGTTGTTCCCAAGAGAACTCCACAACAATCTCTCTTCATGAAACCTTAGCATCCATTTCCATGGAACCCAATCTATACCACCATGTCACTTAGAAAGAAGATAGAGACTGAATGAGAAAATCAGTGAGTCAAGAGTCACATCACCTTACCACAGATCCTGTCATGAGGATGGGATAGTGCAGTGAGTAGCAGCAGGCCAAGTGCTAACCATCTTCCATGACACAGTAGAAGAACAATGCATTTGTGCTTAGAAAAAAGAAGTACAACCAAGTGAAGCAATCACAATATGAAAAGGTActgattttagaaagaaaactgtCCAACATGTTGGATATTGTACAAGTAACAGAAAATCACGATAGCTGACACTCCATGGAAGCTGATGGAGTAAGAGGATCCTAAGTTCACCTCATCTAATGAATATAACTAGAAAATAGTctcatcagtgtaaataacccagaaaatggcCCGAAGACTGTcaaaacagactctccacagctaaatgtagagaagaggccacatcgaAGAGGAtaagaagggcagagacatggtGAAGAGTTAGACAGACCATAGGACTGGCTGTGGGAGGGTCTCTGCAagcacagaaagaggaaaaaaacagaatatcaCACCAGGCACCTCAGGCATGGGGAACCCACACAGAGAAGACCAATCCTtgtaatatttggctttgaaaaccagaaaggCATAATTTCATGATTCTTAGAATCAGCAGGGCTTAACaccaagaactttaaaaatcagcggGCTCAACTCTGGGAGAGCCAAGAGGACAAGAGAAAATGGAGTCCCCACCCACTCTCTTTAAGAGACAGCACAACTAAAAGCTCTGTGGAGTTACTGCATAGAAGCAGCATTCAGAAAAACCACGTAGGGTATATGGGAGGGAGACTTATTCGTTAATTTCAGAGCATGTGCTAGAGGTGCAGGGAACCTTGAGAGAATTCTCCAAGAATAAGAGAACTGGCAGGCACAATTTCCCTTCCCTGGGCCCCAGCCTAGACACAAGGAACCAACACAGCACCAACATTCACTATCTAACTTGCTAACAGCACACCCCATCCCCAAGTTCTCCTGTGGACATGCCCCTTCCATCTAAGTTTCCCCTCCAGGTTCCCTCCCACAGCAAACTCACACAAACCTTGCTAACACCACACATCCCACCCCTACCTTGTCCTAGTAACCTACCCTCCAATACAACCTTGACCAAGCCATCCAAAGTGGGGCCACAATCTTGGCAGTGTGCACGCAACCCCAACAAGGGTCAGCACTATTCCAAAAGTGACTCCTGcacagggaagaggggaaggtaATTG is a genomic window of Vulpes vulpes isolate BD-2025 chromosome 10, VulVul3, whole genome shotgun sequence containing:
- the LOC112915011 gene encoding olfactory receptor 11G2-like isoform X2, whose product is MKVSSTTNTSSTISSFILLGFPCSREGQLLLFGLFSILYLLTLMGNGSIICAVHWDQRLHTPMYILLANFSFLEIWYVTSTVPNMLANFLSDTKVISFSGCFLQFYFFFSLGSTECFFLAIMAFDRYLAICRPLHYPTIMTGRLCTSLVVSCWVLGFFWFLIPIIIISQMSFCGSRIIDHFLCDPGPLLALTCTRAPVIELTSSTLSSLLLFIPFLFIMVSYTLVLKAVLKVPSAAGRRKAFSTCGSHLAVVSLFYGSVMVMYVSPTSEHEAGMQKMVTLFYSIVTPLINPVIYSLRNKDMKHAMKKLLRT
- the LOC112915011 gene encoding olfactory receptor 11G2-like isoform X1, with translation MDVKEGTTISSFILLGFPCSREGQLLLFGLFSILYLLTLMGNGSIICAVHWDQRLHTPMYILLANFSFLEIWYVTSTVPNMLANFLSDTKVISFSGCFLQFYFFFSLGSTECFFLAIMAFDRYLAICRPLHYPTIMTGRLCTSLVVSCWVLGFFWFLIPIIIISQMSFCGSRIIDHFLCDPGPLLALTCTRAPVIELTSSTLSSLLLFIPFLFIMVSYTLVLKAVLKVPSAAGRRKAFSTCGSHLAVVSLFYGSVMVMYVSPTSEHEAGMQKMVTLFYSIVTPLINPVIYSLRNKDMKHAMKKLLRT